The Streptomyces sp. NBC_01237 genomic interval GTGACAAGCATGGAAGTCGCGCTGGGCCGGACCATTCACCTGCTGCCGGTGGATGATCCGGACGCGGATCTGCGCACCGCGTGCGGTCTGCGGGTGAAGGGGCTGTCAACGACGTACATACTCTTCCGGCGTCGGCCCACACCGAACCAGACCGAGCACACGATCCTGCACGAACTCGTGCACGAGTGGGTGGACCACGGCACGAGCATTCCCCTGGTGGACGTACTGGACAGACTTCCGTCCGGAGTGCGGGGGAAACTGCTGGACGAACTGGGGCCGGGCGCCCTCGTCCAGGCGCGAACGCGCTACAACACTGCAGAGGAACAGGTCGCGGAACTGGGCGCCTCCGTGATCAAGCGGCAGGTCCGTCGGGCGACACCGCCGGGTGACGACCTGGTCAGTCAGTTGGAATCGAGCCTCTCCCACCCGGTGGCCGCACCGCGCGGGGCGACGGGTCAGAATGCGGAGCAACTGTGCTGAGCGGCCTTATCTGGGCGGCGGCCATCGCCATGACGGCAGTTGCTCTGTGGCGCCTGCCGGCCCTGCGTCACGGTGATCGTCTTCGGCGGTCTCTGTGGTTTTGCACTTTGGCGTTCAGCGGGACGATCTGGTGCCGGGTGCCGCAGGTGAAGCATGCCTTGGACCACTCCCCCGTGACGGACCTCTCCGCGCTGGGAAAGTACCTGACGTCCATGGGTGCGATCCTCGCGATCCTCAACTACATCACGGCAATCTACGCACGGCCTATCTCCGGAGTCCCGCCGCGGCACATCACCGTTTCGCGGCGGGTGAGCCGCGTCGCCAATGCGAGCGCCCTGGGGGCCCTGGCCGCCATGGTCGTCCTCTTCTTCACCGTGGTGGACCGGAGCCGGCCGAGCGTTGACTTCGCCGCCGATCACGCCGGGCAGTGGGGTGCGGGGCTCTTCCTGACGATCGTGTACACGTACCTCGCGGCTGCCGCGTCAACCTGCTGCTACCAGTGGAGCCGCGCGAGTCAGCGCGCGGACACCCGGTCGTTGCGCATCGGGCTGACCCTCATGGCCGCTGCCATGGTCATCTACACCGTTTACCCCGCACTGCGCATCTTCACGGTCTGGTTCCCCACGGATGCCAGCTCGGTCACGATGCGCACCATCGCCGACTCCGTCAATCTGGTGGTAGCGGGGCTGTGGGCCGCCGGCGCGAGCATCCCGTCCACGACGGCGGTCGCGGCACGCTGGACGTCCCGGTGCGCACTGCGCACTCTTTACCCTCTGTGGCGGGATCTGATGCGCGCCTTCCCCCACCTCGCCTTCCAGCCGCCCGGGTCGGCCGCCAGGGAGATGATTCGCCTCTCGCCCCCGCTGGACGTGCGCCTGGACCGCTGGACGCAGGAGATCGGCGATGCGGTGGAGCAGCTGCGTCATCACGCGGCCGAGGACCTGATGCCCTGTGCGCAGGCCGCGGCCGAATACCTTCCCGATCCGGAACCGGCAGCCGAGGCTTACTGGATCCGTGCTGCCCTGCACAGCGCGGGCGCGGGAAAGCGGGCTCCACTCCCGGTACGGGGCCTGCCGAGTAAGCCCTTGAGCGATGCCCGGGCGGAGGGGTTCTGGCTGGCGCGGGTCACCCGCGCCTACACCGCCATGACGCCGGAGCAGGTGCGTCAGCTGCTTCAGAAGGCAGGGGCGCCTGCGAGCGGCAGCCCATACCCGGAAGGCCAAGCGCGTGCGGCGTAACCAGTTGCCGCGTCGGACCTACCGCGAACCGCCGTCCTGCTCGTGAGCGTTCTCGGCTGCCAGCAGTTCATTGAGCACGCTGAGCATCGCCGGGGAAACCCCGCCCTCGCCGCCACGCGCGGCGAGGGCGATGTCGCGCTGCTCCGCGAGGTACCGGATGTCCTCCAGTACGCGCCGCTCGACCGAGGCCCCGTCCTCGAAGACGATCGGGGAGACACCGAGCACCGCGCCGAGCCCTTCGAAGGCGATTCTCCGGGCCAGGCCGCTGAACACGTCGGTCGCGGCCATACCGGCGCGCAGGGCCGCGATCTGCGCAGGCTGGACGAGGTCGCTGCCCAGCTTGGCGTTGACGGCTGAGGCAACGTCGCTGTCGGACACGTCGGCGCCGGGGAATGCCGCCCGGAGAAGGGCTTCGAATCCTTCGGTCGGCGTCTTCCCGGGGGCGGATCGGTGTGAAGGTACGGACTCACCGAAAGATCTGGCCTCGGCAGCCCGCAGCTCCTCGCTGGTCACTCCGTACAGCTCCGCCAGCATGGCGACCGCGTCGGCGTCGAGTCGGCGCACCCCGCGCTCAGCGCTCCCCAGCAGGAAGCGGCTCAGCACCCTCGCCGCGTCTGCGGCAGCGCCCTGGGAGTAGCCCGCATCGCAACGCAGGTCCACCAGGTCGGGATCGCCGTCCCGGGGGAACAGGACGTCAAGATCCTGGCCGAGCAGCTGTGCGATCTTGGGCAGCTTCTCCGCCGGAGGAAACGCCCGTCCGCTCTCCCACGTGGCCACGGGCGCGTGCGAGCCCAGGCCC includes:
- a CDS encoding helix-turn-helix transcriptional regulator, whose protein sequence is MPSRRFDGRRLREVRRAADMHQRVLAQGLGLGSHAPVATWESGRAFPPAEKLPKIAQLLGQDLDVLFPRDGDPDLVDLRCDAGYSQGAAADAARVLSRFLLGSAERGVRRLDADAVAMLAELYGVTSEELRAAEARSFGESVPSHRSAPGKTPTEGFEALLRAAFPGADVSDSDVASAVNAKLGSDLVQPAQIAALRAGMAATDVFSGLARRIAFEGLGAVLGVSPIVFEDGASVERRVLEDIRYLAEQRDIALAARGGEGGVSPAMLSVLNELLAAENAHEQDGGSR
- a CDS encoding MAB_1171c family putative transporter; this translates as MLSGLIWAAAIAMTAVALWRLPALRHGDRLRRSLWFCTLAFSGTIWCRVPQVKHALDHSPVTDLSALGKYLTSMGAILAILNYITAIYARPISGVPPRHITVSRRVSRVANASALGALAAMVVLFFTVVDRSRPSVDFAADHAGQWGAGLFLTIVYTYLAAAASTCCYQWSRASQRADTRSLRIGLTLMAAAMVIYTVYPALRIFTVWFPTDASSVTMRTIADSVNLVVAGLWAAGASIPSTTAVAARWTSRCALRTLYPLWRDLMRAFPHLAFQPPGSAAREMIRLSPPLDVRLDRWTQEIGDAVEQLRHHAAEDLMPCAQAAAEYLPDPEPAAEAYWIRAALHSAGAGKRAPLPVRGLPSKPLSDARAEGFWLARVTRAYTAMTPEQVRQLLQKAGAPASGSPYPEGQARAA